One window of the Desulforamulus hydrothermalis Lam5 = DSM 18033 genome contains the following:
- the lepA gene encoding translation elongation factor 4, translated as MATPQNRIRNFCIIAHIDHGKSTLADRILEQTGALSEREMTEQVLDKMDLERERGITIKLQAVRLFYKAADGQEYQLNLIDTPGHVDFTYEVSRSLAACEGALLVVDASQGIEAQTLANVYLALENDLEIIPVINKIDLPSAEPERVKQEIEDVIGLDTSEAVLASAKTGLGIQEILEQVVNKIPPPQGDPAAPLQALIFDSHYDSYRGVIAYIRIVQGTLKPGMRIRMMANGKEFEVTEVGVFNPNMVFVDELSTGEVGFVAASMKNVQDVRVGDTVTSADNPAPAPLPGYRKVTPMVFCGLYPVDTVDYEDLRDALDKLRLNDASLIYEPETSEALGFGFRCGFLGLLHMEIIQERLEREYGLNLITTAPSVVYRVTTTKGEVLEIDNPTNLPPVNKIEKIEEPFVKATIMVPKDFVGTVMELCQGKRGIYSNMEYMGVNRVMLTYEIPLSEIIYDFFDQLKSRTRGYASLDYEMVGYRASDLVKMDILLNGEILDALSCIVHRERAYSRGRALVEKLRSLIPRHMFEIPVQAAVGNKIIARETVKALRKDVLAKCYGGDVSRKRKLLEKQKEGKRRLKQVGNVEIPQEAFMAVLSIEE; from the coding sequence ATGGCAACACCCCAAAACCGTATCAGAAACTTTTGTATTATTGCACATATTGATCATGGCAAATCTACTCTGGCTGACAGAATATTAGAACAAACCGGTGCCCTCAGCGAAAGGGAAATGACCGAGCAGGTGCTGGATAAGATGGATTTGGAGCGGGAAAGAGGCATTACCATTAAACTTCAGGCAGTACGTCTCTTTTATAAAGCTGCCGACGGGCAGGAGTACCAGTTAAACCTGATTGATACTCCCGGTCACGTGGATTTTACTTACGAGGTTTCCCGCAGCCTGGCTGCCTGTGAAGGGGCCCTGCTGGTGGTGGATGCTTCCCAGGGCATCGAAGCCCAAACTTTGGCCAACGTATATTTGGCATTGGAAAACGACCTGGAAATTATCCCGGTTATTAATAAAATTGACCTGCCCAGCGCTGAGCCGGAACGGGTCAAGCAAGAAATTGAGGATGTCATCGGTTTGGACACCTCGGAAGCGGTGCTGGCTTCCGCTAAAACAGGCCTGGGTATTCAAGAAATTCTGGAACAGGTGGTCAACAAAATTCCGCCGCCGCAGGGAGATCCGGCGGCCCCCTTGCAAGCCTTGATTTTTGATTCCCACTACGATTCCTACCGGGGCGTTATAGCCTACATCCGGATTGTTCAGGGGACGTTAAAACCCGGCATGCGGATCCGCATGATGGCTAACGGCAAGGAATTTGAAGTTACCGAAGTGGGTGTCTTTAATCCCAACATGGTCTTTGTGGATGAATTAAGTACCGGCGAGGTCGGTTTTGTGGCCGCCAGCATGAAAAACGTCCAGGATGTGCGGGTGGGCGACACCGTTACCTCCGCCGATAACCCCGCCCCGGCGCCGCTGCCGGGTTACCGCAAGGTGACACCGATGGTGTTTTGCGGTTTGTACCCGGTAGATACGGTTGATTACGAAGATCTGCGGGACGCCCTGGATAAGCTGCGGCTAAATGACGCTTCCCTGATTTACGAGCCGGAAACTTCCGAAGCCCTGGGTTTTGGTTTCCGCTGCGGCTTTTTAGGATTGCTGCATATGGAAATCATTCAAGAACGACTGGAACGGGAGTACGGTTTAAATCTTATTACCACCGCCCCCAGTGTGGTGTACCGGGTAACCACCACCAAAGGAGAGGTGCTGGAAATTGACAACCCCACTAACCTGCCGCCGGTAAACAAAATCGAAAAAATTGAAGAGCCTTTTGTTAAGGCGACCATCATGGTGCCCAAAGATTTTGTGGGAACGGTTATGGAGCTGTGCCAGGGCAAACGGGGCATTTACAGCAACATGGAGTACATGGGAGTCAACCGGGTAATGCTGACCTATGAGATTCCCTTATCGGAAATTATTTATGACTTTTTTGACCAGCTTAAGTCACGAACCAGGGGTTATGCTTCCCTGGACTACGAGATGGTAGGTTACCGTGCCTCCGACCTGGTGAAGATGGATATTTTGTTAAACGGCGAGATACTGGATGCCCTGTCCTGCATTGTTCACCGGGAAAGGGCTTACAGCCGGGGCAGGGCCCTGGTGGAAAAGCTGCGTTCCCTGATTCCCAGGCATATGTTTGAAATTCCGGTTCAGGCGGCCGTCGGTAATAAAATAATAGCTCGGGAGACGGTAAAAGCCCTGCGTAAAGACGTGCTGGCCAAGTGTTATGGCGGCGACGTCAGCCGTAAGAGAAAGCTGCTGGAAAAACAAAAAGAGGGTAAACGGCGCCTGAAACAAGTGGGCAACGTGGAGATTCCCCAGGAAGCATTTATGGCTGTCTTAAGCATTGAAGAATAA